A window of the Gossypium hirsutum isolate 1008001.06 chromosome A05, Gossypium_hirsutum_v2.1, whole genome shotgun sequence genome harbors these coding sequences:
- the LOC107959332 gene encoding zinc finger CCCH domain-containing protein 14, producing MEFGGGRKRVRPEAALNGNGGFKKSKQEMESFPTGIGSKSKPCTKFFSTSGCQFGESCHFLHYVPGGIKAVSQMLGNNPALPAAARNSVVPPSFPDGSSPPAVKTRLCSKFSTPEGCKFGDKCHFAHGEWELGKRTGPTYEDPRSMGPMPGRMAGRLEPPSPGFGAAASFGASATAKISIDASLAGAIIGKNGVNSKHICRVTGAKLSIRENESDPSSRNIELEGTFDQIKQASAMVHELIINVGSASGSSMKNTAKSGSGSGNNFKTKLCENFSKGSCTFGERCHFAHGTEELRKPGM from the exons AAATGGAGTCCTTTCCAACTGGTATAGGAAGCAAATCAAAGCCATGCACAAAGTTTTTCAG CACTTCTGGGTGCCAATTTGGTGAGAGCTGCCACTTCTTGCATTATGTTCCGGGTGGCATCAAAGCAGTGTCTCAGATGCTCGGTAACAACCCAGCTCTTCCTGCCGCTGCCAGAAATTCAGTAGTCCCACCATCCTTTCCTGATGGCTCATCTCCTCCAGCTGTAAAGACCCGCCTGTGCAGCAAATTCAGCACCCCTGAAGGTTGCAAGTTTGGTGATAAATGCCATTTTGCTCATGGCGAATGGGAGCTTGGAAAGCGGACTGGTCCTACTTACGAAGACCCTCGTTCCATGGGACCAATGCCTGGGAGGATGGCTGGCAGATTGGAGCCTCCCTCACCAGGTTTTGGTGCTGCAGCCAGCTTCGGAGCATCTGCCACTGCCAAGATCAGCATTGATGCATCTCTTGCAGGAGCTATTATTGGGAAAAATGGTGTGAACTCGAAGCATATTTGTAGGGTTACAGGAGCCAAACTTTCTATAAGGGAGAATGAATCGGATCCTAGTTCAAGGAACATTGAGCTGGAGGGAACATTTGATCAGATCAAGCAAGCCAGTGCAATGGTTCACGAGCTGATTATAAATGTTGGTTCGGCCTCTGGAAGTAGCATGAAGAACACCGCTAAGAGTGGATCCGGTTCAGGGAACAACTTTAAGACTAAGCTGTGCGAGAACTTTTCTAAAGGATCCTGCACTTTTGGTGAAAGGTGCCACTTTGCGCATGGGACAGAAGAATTGCGCAAGCCAGGAATGTAA